The Cervus canadensis isolate Bull #8, Minnesota chromosome 29, ASM1932006v1, whole genome shotgun sequence genome includes a window with the following:
- the SPTY2D1 gene encoding protein SPT2 homolog, producing the protein MDFREILLIASKAQGVNNVPKRYSLAVGPPKKDPKVKGVQSAAVQAFLRRKEEELRRKALEEKRRKEELVKKRIELKHDKKARAMAKRTKDNFHGYNGIPVEEKSKKRQAMQSHTRQGADQEYEVEEEDEFLEYNQAESEQEYEEEQEPPKVESKPKVPLKSAPPVMNFSDLLRLAEKKQYEPVEIKVVKKTEERPLTAEELREREFLEQKRRKRTPETDARPPPTRRVPSQKESVGTKLSRGSGDMHPASKGTVLSHPEKRPRPSTADEKRLHLSSSKSVPGERTKVAPGSCSQPSLHEGRDRPVFNGAGKPHPSTYSPSVPKTSAKGPQKSAPEHKAKKSPPHRSHSRPGPMATPHSKAKSLGIRPPGSSSSPAPGRPSTGTARPTVSPGPVPKRQNGSSDSGPERSVSGNRKPASDFSPPGRTVSGTSGLGRPASSSGGPGRPVSGSGGSGRPVGSSGGPGRPVSSPHELRRPVSGSGPPGRLVSGPGRSISGPAPAGRPVSSSGPGRPVSSLGPGRTVNTSGPPLKPKCTVVSETISSKNIISRPSNGQMNGMKPSLSGYRSAHGPQRLPFPSGYKRQREYEEEEDDDEEYDSEMEDFIEDEGEPQEEISKHIREIFGYDRKKYKDESDYALRYMESSWKEQQKEEAKSLRLGMQEDLEEMRREEEEMRRRKAKKLKKR; encoded by the exons ATGGACTTCAGGGAAATTCTCCTGATAGCTTCCAAAGCGCAGGGTGTCAACAACGTGCCG aaaagataCAGTTTGGCAGTGGGACCTCCCAAAAAAGACCCAAAAGTTAAGGGTGTCCAGTCAGCAGCTGTCCAGGCTTTtctcagaaggaaagaagaggagctCAGACGAAAAG ccttagaagagaagaggagaaaagaagaactaGTGAAAAAGCGAATTGAGCTGAAACATGACAAGAAGGCAAGAGCTATGGCCAAGAGGACAAAGGATAATTTCCACGGTTACAATGGGATTCCTGTTGAGGAAAAGTCAAAGAAGAGGCAGGCAATGCAAAGTCACACTCGCCAGGGAGCAGACCAAGAGTACGAGGTGGAAGAAGAGGATGAATTCTTAGAGTACAATCAAGCAGAGTCAGAGCAGGAGTACGAGGAAGAGCAAGAACCTCCCAAAGTTGAAAGCAAACCAAAGGTCCCCCTTAAAAGTGCCCCACCAGTCATGAACTTCAGTGATCTACTCAGGCTGGCTGAGAAAAAGCAGTACGAGCCGGTGGAGATAAAGGTAGTGAAGAAGACAGAAGAGCGGCCCTTGACTGCAGAAGAACTTAGGGAGCGGGAATTCCTTGAACAAAAGCGGAGGAAAAGGACACCTGAGACAGATGCAAGACCACCGCCAACCAGAAGAGTACCCTCTCAGAAAGAAAGTGTGGGCACAAAGCTTAGCAGAGGCTCTGGAGACATGCATCCTGCTTCCAAGGGTACTGTCCTTTCTCATCCTGAGAAGAGacccagacccagcacagctgatgAAAAGCGCTTGCATTTGTCTTCGTCCAAATCCGTGCCGGGGGAGAGGACCAAAGTAGCCCCTGGCAGTTGCTCCCAACCCTCGCTTCATGAGGGCCGTGATAGACCTGTTTTCAATGGGGCTGGAAAGCCCCACCCCAGCACCTATTCACCAAGTGTCCCAAAGACTTCTGCTAAAGGGCCTCAGAAATCTGCTCCCGAGCACAAAGCCAAAAAATCTCCTCCCCATCGTAGCCATTCCAGGCCTGGGCCCATGGCCACCCCACACAGTAAGGCCAAGAGTCTGGGTATCCGGCCACCAGGCAGCAgctccagcccagcccctgggcGGCCTAGCACAGGGACTGCCCGGCCCACGGTTAGTCCTGGCCCCGTGCCCAAGCGCCAGAATGGCAGCTCCGACTCAGGACCCGAGCGATCAGTCAGTGGGAACAGGAAGCCAGCCAGTGACTTCAGTCCCCCAGGACGGACAGTCAGTGGTACAAGTGGCCTTGGTCGACCTGCAAGCAGCTCAGGTGGCCCTGGGCGACCTGTCAGTGGCTCCGGTGGTTCTGGGCGACCCGTGGGCAGCTCTGGGGGCCCTGGGCGGCCTGTAAGCAGTCCACATGAACTTCGACGACCAGTGAGTGGCTCAGGCCCCCCTGGGCGATTGGTCAGTGGCCCTGGCCGGTCGATCAGTGGCCCAGCTCCAGCTGGACGACCTGTCAGCAGTTCAGGCCCTGGTAGACCAGTGAGCAGCTTGGGACCTGGGCGAACTGTTAATACCTCAGGTCCCCCTCTGAAGCCTAAATGCACTGTTGTCTCAGAAACAATTTCTTCCAAGAATATAATCAGCCGGCCCAGcaatggacagatgaatggaatgAAGCCATCCTTATCTGGCTACAGATCTGCCCATG GTCCTCAAAGGCTTCCCTTTCCTAGTGGTTACAAAAGGCAGCGAGAATatgaagaggaggaagatgatGATGAAGAATATGACTCTGAAATGGAAGACTTTATTGAAGATGAAGGAGAACCTCAGGAAGAAATATCCAAGCACATTCGAGAAATCTTTGGCTATGACCGAAAGAA ATACAAAGATGAAAGCGATTATGCCTTACGTTACATGGAGAGTAGTTGGAAGGAGCAGCAGAAAGAAGAAGCGAAGAG CTTAAGATTAGGTATGCAAGAAGATTTAGAGGAAATGAGAcgtgaagaagaagaaatgagacGTCGAAAGGCCAAGAAGCTGAAGAAGCGTTAg